The Globicephala melas chromosome X, mGloMel1.2, whole genome shotgun sequence genome contains the following window.
TATCACCCTTTTAAAATCTCCACCCCCCCATAATGACTTACCACCCTTGATTAGTCTTCCTTGTATTATAGAGTTCTTTTAGTAGCTTCTCTGCTAGACCATTAAGTTCTTTACAGTAGAGGCCATGTCACATTTATCTTTATATGGCCTGTAATATCTCACAGAGTGAGATGACGCATGcggaaatgctttgaaaattctACAACAGTTAGAGATGATGCATAATAAATACTTAACAGATGCATATCTTGTAAGATGTTTTATTAGGTTATAAgtgtattttatgttttgaataaattttttGATGTGATATGTGTCTACTTTGTTTAATTGTCCTCTGCCCTTTTAGTGTATAGATGGGGTCTTGGGAGGTGAAGATTATAATCATAACAACATCAACCAATGGACCGCAAGCATAGTGGAACAATCCTTAGCACATCTGGTTAAGCTGGGAAAAGCTTATAAGTATATTGGTAAGTATCGGTGTCCTTCTTCACTAGTTTACTCACCTTTGTTCCTGTGGTTTTTCTCTGAATTTACAGAATGTAAATGAATGAGAGACACTCAAGTTGGATACTAATAGGGGGTGAAGGACTTCTGACTTATTCATCACAAAAATAATCTGTGATAATACCTAACAGATGGAGATCTTTCACAACTCAAAAGCAGTGTGAGCTCCTGCCAACCATCTACTTGTCTTGGTAGCATCATCCTTTACATTTGCATCGGTTATCGTCAGTGAGATTCCCTCAGCCCTACTGTCTTCCTTTCATCAGTGCCATGCCTCCTTACGTGTAGGACTGTGAAGTACCACACAATACTTGTAAAgtggaatattttctttctttttgtgtctgAATTATGCCCATGGGACAAGGCACATAATTTCACCCAGATTTTTCCTGCAGTGCCCGTCACCATTGGTTATGGCACTGGGCAGCAAACAGACTGGACCCAGTGGGGTCAGAATCGTGCTGGTAAATAATCAAGATGAGACTTATTTTTTTCAATCCATTCGCTGAAtgctttgttttctgttattttttatagCTTTTAGAACTCCGAACTCAAACACTCAGGTACGTTTTCCTTCGTTTGTAAGTGTTCTTACTgtgcaactttatttttagtgaCCTGTGCGGTGGTCCAGAGGAGTGCATATGGCTTTCACACAGCCAGCTCATGTTTTTGGGACACCACATCTGATGGTAAGAGACTTTAAGCTGATTCAAACAAAATCCAACTTCTAGCAAAGTCAAATAGTGTACTTGTTATCGAATCCTTATTTATCTCTAATTAAATTCCCACAAGACTTTATCAACAGAATTGCTTTGTACCTAGTGACAAGTATGCCGTCAgacaaataggaaatatgaagATTGAACAGATTGCAGGAAATGTGATATTAAAACctatgaaaaatgtatatatatatatatatatattttttttttcctggtaattCTGATGTTTTGCTGGTATTTCAAAGTCCTTTTGTTGTGTATTTTCAGGAACCTGTACTGTAAGATGGGAAAACCGAACCATGAACTGTATTGTCAATGTCTTTGCCATTGCTCTTGTCCTGTAACAGGCTAAAAATGTTCGGCCAAAACCATTAACAAGAATTTGTCACTGTATCCTTTCTAAAAAGAGTAACAGTTACTTATTCGTGTGCTAGATGACAAGTGTGCAATATGCTTCAAAACTATCAACAAAAACTGAATAGTGCAAGCAAGCAATCTCATAGGAAGTTGGCAGATTATCTCATATTCCTACAGCATCATTTGAATAGGAAAACCTCAACattagcaaaaaaacaaatacagaaatatggCATGACATGAAAATACAATCTTATATTTACACTGGCTTTTCACTAATAATATGTACCTAAGAAGATGGGGAAAACCATTCAGAtaattaaattctctttcagctAGAAAAGTTAACAGGgataaatatatgaacaaaaataCTGCAAGGATAAATGTggagaaa
Protein-coding sequences here:
- the DYNLT3 gene encoding dynein light chain Tctex-type 3 — translated: MEEYHRPCDEVGFNADEAHNIVKECIDGVLGGEDYNHNNINQWTASIVEQSLAHLVKLGKAYKYIVTCAVVQRSAYGFHTASSCFWDTTSDGTCTVRWENRTMNCIVNVFAIALVL